In Paracoccus aminophilus JCM 7686, a single window of DNA contains:
- a CDS encoding site-specific integrase translates to MSVSDPQRIGYAIDALDRFWRGMTIGDVKGETCRRYAKSRIKKDGQPASDGTIRRELNVLQAAINHCHAEGYLIHAPRVAMPDRPASKERWLTRQEAAWLIRAARALNRDGRHLADFILHGLYTGSRKETILAMHIDQRSVLGG, encoded by the coding sequence GTGTCCGTGTCCGACCCGCAACGGATCGGGTATGCGATCGACGCGCTTGATCGCTTCTGGCGGGGCATGACGATCGGCGACGTCAAGGGCGAAACCTGTCGTCGATACGCCAAGAGCCGGATCAAGAAAGATGGACAACCGGCAAGCGACGGAACAATCCGCCGAGAACTCAACGTTCTCCAAGCCGCAATAAACCACTGCCACGCCGAGGGCTATTTGATCCATGCCCCGCGGGTCGCAATGCCAGATCGTCCTGCCAGCAAGGAACGCTGGCTAACGCGGCAGGAAGCGGCATGGCTGATCAGAGCTGCCAGAGCATTGAACCGTGACGGCCGCCATCTCGCCGATTTCATCCTGCATGGCCTTTACACGGGCAGCCGCAAGGAGACGATTTTGGCAATGCATATCGATCAGCGGTCAGTTCTCGGCGGCTAA
- a CDS encoding Hint domain-containing protein, translating into MPSIDIVRLDENPHETVHGFRVDTASRGVDLDGAKVTATYADGSTETLTWRAYDPYTMGGASGENIEMSFGFDWHNLSTTKLLASLKIDLQPASSVFDTTFDSDTSPNAASTPGSKEGFPFHLEQAYENISGSIAVTYSGIVNIAGSPAVGDVYTTMVIDFSQLSGGGLLGVLKWNSDIDTLEVAGDLVPTGATCLVRGTLVTTDQGDIPVEKLKPGFKVLTQDNGFQELIMATSRIVESNELERNEKLYPVRITAGALGSALPTRDLLVSRQHRMAIKSIIVQRMFGSETALVAAIRLTELPGIYVDDTVDHVEYFHLILQKHEVIFAEGTPTESFLLNLETQKTLSKAQREEFATLFPEIGLGTSAHMIPSNALQKELIRRHLKNAKALLTCTNEHGSAQ; encoded by the coding sequence ATGCCATCGATTGATATTGTCAGGCTCGACGAGAATCCGCATGAAACCGTTCACGGCTTTCGCGTTGATACCGCCTCGCGCGGTGTCGATCTGGACGGCGCCAAGGTCACAGCGACATATGCTGATGGCTCCACTGAAACCCTGACTTGGCGCGCTTATGACCCATACACTATGGGTGGGGCTAGCGGCGAAAACATTGAAATGTCGTTCGGCTTCGATTGGCACAACCTATCGACAACCAAGCTTTTGGCTTCACTTAAAATCGATTTACAGCCCGCCAGCTCAGTATTCGACACGACCTTCGATTCCGACACCTCTCCTAATGCCGCCTCCACACCTGGATCCAAGGAAGGTTTCCCTTTTCATTTAGAGCAAGCTTATGAAAATATCAGTGGCAGCATAGCTGTGACATATTCGGGGATCGTCAATATTGCCGGAAGCCCTGCCGTAGGCGATGTCTATACCACTATGGTTATTGATTTTTCCCAGCTTTCTGGCGGTGGCCTTCTCGGCGTGTTAAAATGGAACTCTGACATTGATACCCTTGAGGTCGCTGGCGACTTGGTTCCAACCGGCGCGACCTGCCTCGTCCGCGGAACCTTGGTCACGACAGATCAGGGCGATATACCCGTGGAAAAACTGAAGCCCGGCTTTAAGGTGCTGACGCAGGATAATGGGTTTCAAGAGCTTATTATGGCGACAAGCCGAATCGTCGAGTCGAATGAGCTGGAGCGAAATGAAAAGCTCTATCCAGTACGGATCACCGCTGGGGCATTGGGATCGGCATTGCCCACGAGAGATCTGCTTGTATCCCGCCAGCATCGGATGGCCATAAAATCCATTATTGTTCAGCGTATGTTTGGGTCCGAGACAGCTCTCGTCGCAGCGATAAGATTGACAGAACTTCCGGGGATTTACGTTGATGACACTGTAGATCATGTCGAATACTTTCATCTCATCCTCCAAAAGCATGAAGTAATATTCGCCGAAGGCACGCCAACCGAGAGCTTCTTGCTAAACCTCGAAACGCAAAAAACGCTCAGCAAGGCGCAACGAGAAGAATTTGCGACACTCTTTCCCGAGATTGGTCTTGGAACGTCGGCACATATGATCCCATCGAACGCGCTGCAAAAAGAGCTGATCCGACGTCATTTGAAGAATGCTAAGGCCCTTCTTACTTGCACCAATGAGCATGGTTCCGCGCAGTGA
- a CDS encoding transposase: MGFHLDGSCDGSVSRLEMIEGPSGRRQRAEAERARIAAESLIPGMRVADIARKHGTTRWQIYNWRNKLRMGHLMMPESVASLPMFAELVAESGAAPVPPPRAPSEVEIVVGDVVIRARAGADEVHLTRAIRAARAAMS, translated from the coding sequence GTGGGCTTCCATTTAGACGGCTCCTGCGATGGTTCGGTTTCCCGGCTGGAGATGATCGAGGGACCGAGTGGTCGGCGGCAGCGAGCAGAAGCGGAGCGGGCGCGGATCGCGGCAGAGAGCCTGATCCCGGGGATGCGGGTGGCCGACATTGCCCGCAAACACGGCACGACACGTTGGCAGATTTATAATTGGCGCAACAAGCTGCGGATGGGGCACTTGATGATGCCCGAGAGCGTAGCGTCCCTGCCGATGTTTGCGGAACTGGTTGCCGAGAGCGGTGCTGCGCCTGTGCCGCCGCCCCGCGCTCCCTCGGAGGTGGAGATCGTGGTCGGCGATGTTGTGATCCGCGCCCGTGCCGGTGCAGATGAGGTCCACTTGACGCGGGCGATCCGCGCGGCTCGGGCGGCAATGTCATGA
- the tnpB gene encoding IS66 family insertion sequence element accessory protein TnpB (TnpB, as the term is used for proteins encoded by IS66 family insertion elements, is considered an accessory protein, since TnpC, encoded by a neighboring gene, is a DDE family transposase.): MKVFVATRPVDFRKGIDGLALAVQEMFGLDPFCGAVFVFRAKRADRIKLLVWDETGMVLVHKRLEDGKFVCPQVRDSVMRISSAQMAALFEGLDWRLVRPERARRPLIAG, from the coding sequence GTGAAGGTCTTTGTGGCAACCCGACCGGTCGACTTCCGCAAGGGTATCGACGGCTTGGCCCTGGCAGTCCAGGAGATGTTCGGGCTGGATCCCTTTTGCGGGGCGGTCTTTGTGTTTCGGGCCAAGCGCGCCGACCGGATCAAGCTTCTGGTCTGGGATGAGACCGGCATGGTGCTGGTTCACAAGCGACTGGAAGACGGCAAGTTCGTCTGCCCGCAAGTGCGGGACAGCGTGATGCGGATTTCGTCCGCACAGATGGCCGCGTTGTTCGAGGGCTTGGACTGGCGCCTTGTCCGACCTGAGCGAGCACGGCGCCCTTTGATAGCAGGCTGA
- a CDS encoding response regulator translates to MSIKDKLQILIVDDMSTSRGLISQALESQGLTNIHQAGDGSEALKILNSRPIHLVLSDFNMPGMDGLSLLAKIRGNSVIKSIGFILITGRADKAIIDRGKSLGMNNFIKKPFTPGELKACIEAVVGKIT, encoded by the coding sequence GTGAGCATTAAAGATAAACTTCAAATCCTGATCGTCGACGACATGTCAACAAGCCGCGGCCTTATATCCCAGGCCTTAGAAAGCCAAGGGCTCACCAACATTCACCAGGCTGGAGATGGCTCCGAAGCATTAAAAATCCTGAACTCGCGCCCGATTCACCTCGTCTTATCTGATTTCAACATGCCAGGCATGGATGGATTAAGCTTACTGGCAAAAATCAGAGGAAACTCCGTGATTAAATCCATCGGCTTCATCCTCATAACCGGAAGAGCCGACAAAGCGATTATCGATCGTGGGAAATCTCTTGGCATGAATAATTTCATAAAAAAGCCATTCACCCCCGGTGAGTTGAAAGCCTGCATCGAAGCGGTTGTAGGGAAAATCACTTGA
- a CDS encoding CheR family methyltransferase — protein MEATAEKLAYRRISEIIKEASGISLGESKIDLIKSRLLKRMLHHSCENIDSYLSILEGNKANQEIPHLISAITTNYTNFFREEHHFKILREQILAPIARSGNPLNIWSAGCSSGQEPISIAIECLNTLPDSATRIKITASDIDTDILNRAKLGTFHESETGNLNANLLKKHFSSTPPHYTVNHNISRMIEYRQKNLLLDFRDLPEFEVIFCRNVLIYFTPEDQVNIWQKLINKTALGGWLFVGHSERIPDTLRGKITPQGHTSYQRTQ, from the coding sequence ATGGAGGCCACCGCCGAAAAGCTCGCCTATAGACGAATCTCAGAAATCATAAAGGAAGCATCCGGCATATCTCTGGGCGAGAGTAAGATCGATCTAATCAAATCGCGGCTACTTAAGAGAATGCTCCATCATAGCTGCGAAAACATCGACAGCTATTTAAGCATACTCGAAGGCAACAAGGCCAATCAAGAGATTCCCCATCTAATATCTGCCATCACAACAAATTACACTAACTTCTTCCGAGAGGAGCATCATTTCAAAATATTACGTGAACAAATTTTAGCACCAATAGCTCGCTCTGGAAATCCACTAAATATCTGGTCCGCAGGTTGCTCCAGCGGTCAAGAGCCCATATCCATCGCTATAGAATGTTTAAATACGCTGCCCGACTCGGCCACAAGGATAAAAATCACGGCATCCGACATAGACACAGATATTCTGAATCGCGCCAAGCTTGGAACATTTCATGAGAGCGAGACAGGAAATCTAAACGCAAACCTATTGAAAAAGCATTTCTCAAGCACCCCACCGCACTACACTGTCAATCATAACATATCTCGAATGATTGAATATCGGCAAAAAAACCTTCTCCTTGATTTTCGAGACCTTCCTGAGTTCGAAGTAATATTTTGTAGAAATGTATTAATTTACTTTACCCCCGAAGATCAAGTAAATATCTGGCAAAAATTAATAAATAAGACCGCCCTCGGTGGATGGCTATTTGTCGGCCATTCCGAGCGTATCCCTGATACTCTCAGAGGGAAAATAACACCCCAAGGCCATACAAGCTACCAAAGAACACAGTAA
- a CDS encoding chemotaxis protein CheW — protein sequence MNDQFQQANPNEMELLAFRLGEQEYCIDIMSVREIRGWTNATPLPFSPAHVVGVINLRGTILPVLDLAIRLKMKATSASDKNVIIVVDVNNQTAGLLVDAVSDIISIAPNDLQIPPDLGNDDMKSCIRSLTLIENRLIRVLDLDLVIPQTTSENQ from the coding sequence ATGAATGATCAATTTCAGCAAGCGAACCCAAATGAGATGGAGCTTCTTGCCTTTCGCCTCGGCGAACAAGAATATTGCATCGACATTATGTCGGTGCGCGAAATTCGAGGGTGGACGAATGCAACTCCGCTTCCATTCTCCCCCGCTCATGTCGTTGGAGTAATCAACCTTCGAGGAACCATCCTGCCGGTACTTGACCTCGCAATTCGCCTAAAAATGAAGGCAACATCTGCGAGCGATAAGAATGTCATCATCGTGGTCGATGTCAACAATCAAACCGCAGGCCTGCTTGTTGACGCTGTATCTGACATCATTAGCATCGCACCCAATGACCTACAGATACCTCCAGACCTAGGAAACGACGATATGAAAAGTTGTATCCGATCCCTAACACTAATAGAAAATCGCCTGATAAGAGTATTAGATCTAGACCTCGTTATCCCTCAAACTACGTCGGAAAACCAATGA
- a CDS encoding chemotaxis protein CheA, whose amino-acid sequence MSHDPMAEIRASFFIECEELLESLQDALLALESGGHSNETINVVFRAVHSIKGGAGAFGLDALVSFAHRFETVLDELRSDRLELTPEAIKLFFQGADVLQDQIRAAQVDGPEPEAAPAVLAALEALIGGVAEEEEEVVDFTPAGLSFAFGSDDDTNAEGGLGDADLDEGIGELPIWSIHFRPDASLYSCGNEALLIIKALQELGEVSARCVIPEELPLVEERAELPSLAWDIELHADCTEKEIREVFDFVADVCDLTIKQTTEAALSSPFPDADALVGVNMSETAAELPPPAVEAEAAKPEESSQPEPPTARPAPSPPAAPSRAPQAPTSEPVATTVRVDLERIDRLVNLVGELVINQAMLAQSVNEAGMAEHPAVVNGLEEFMMLTRDIQDSVMMIRAQPVKPLFQRMSRIVREASNAVGKEVRFRTEGENTEVDKTVIERLADPLTHMIRNAVDHGLETPEKRLEAGKSSEGTITLLASHRAGRIIIEISDDGAGINRPKVREIAIAKGLIPADAILTDTEIDNLLFLPGFSTASQVSALSGRGVGMDVVKSAIGALGGRITISSEPGKGTTFSISLPLTLAVLDGMVVRVADQTLVVPLNSIVETATLTSENIKPIGSSAELLHIRGDFVALHDLGTRLGFRQQKDRLENSIVILTTQDDGSRAALIVDSIMEQRQVVIKGLGQNYGNIPGVAAATILGDGQIALILDPSNLAQPKQLQNELH is encoded by the coding sequence ATGTCGCATGACCCGATGGCCGAAATCCGCGCTTCCTTCTTCATCGAATGTGAAGAGCTCCTGGAAAGCCTTCAGGATGCCCTTCTCGCGCTGGAGTCAGGGGGACATTCCAACGAAACAATCAACGTGGTTTTCCGCGCGGTCCATTCGATCAAGGGTGGTGCAGGGGCCTTCGGGCTCGATGCGCTCGTCAGCTTCGCCCACCGGTTCGAAACCGTTCTGGACGAGCTGCGCTCGGATCGGCTGGAGCTGACGCCCGAGGCAATCAAGCTCTTCTTCCAAGGCGCTGACGTTCTTCAGGATCAGATCCGTGCGGCTCAGGTCGACGGGCCGGAGCCAGAGGCCGCTCCGGCCGTCCTCGCCGCACTCGAAGCCTTGATAGGCGGTGTCGCCGAAGAAGAGGAAGAGGTCGTTGACTTCACGCCCGCCGGCCTGAGCTTTGCCTTCGGCTCCGACGATGACACGAATGCAGAAGGCGGTCTCGGCGACGCCGATCTCGATGAAGGTATCGGTGAACTGCCGATCTGGTCGATCCATTTTCGCCCGGATGCCTCGCTCTATTCCTGCGGCAATGAAGCGCTTTTAATCATCAAAGCCCTGCAGGAACTCGGTGAGGTCTCCGCCCGCTGTGTAATCCCAGAAGAGCTTCCTCTGGTTGAAGAGCGCGCCGAACTTCCCTCGCTCGCATGGGATATCGAGCTCCATGCCGATTGCACTGAAAAGGAAATCCGCGAGGTTTTCGACTTCGTAGCAGATGTCTGCGACCTCACGATCAAACAGACGACGGAGGCAGCGCTCTCCTCCCCTTTTCCTGATGCCGATGCGCTCGTCGGCGTGAATATGAGCGAAACCGCCGCGGAGCTCCCTCCCCCTGCTGTTGAAGCAGAGGCAGCCAAGCCCGAAGAAAGCAGCCAGCCAGAGCCGCCCACCGCGCGCCCGGCTCCCTCGCCTCCGGCCGCTCCATCGCGCGCACCCCAGGCACCGACCAGCGAACCTGTCGCGACAACGGTTCGGGTCGACCTCGAACGGATTGACCGGCTGGTCAACTTGGTGGGCGAGCTCGTGATCAACCAGGCTATGCTCGCTCAAAGCGTCAACGAAGCCGGCATGGCTGAGCATCCGGCTGTCGTGAACGGCCTCGAAGAGTTCATGATGCTCACCCGGGACATCCAGGACAGCGTCATGATGATCCGGGCGCAACCGGTGAAACCACTCTTCCAGCGCATGTCCCGCATTGTTCGCGAGGCCTCTAACGCGGTTGGAAAAGAGGTGCGCTTCCGGACCGAGGGCGAAAATACGGAGGTCGACAAAACAGTCATTGAAAGACTGGCCGACCCCCTCACCCATATGATCCGCAACGCCGTCGACCACGGCCTAGAAACACCCGAAAAACGTCTGGAAGCCGGCAAGTCCTCCGAGGGGACGATTACTCTCCTTGCGTCACACCGCGCCGGTAGGATCATCATCGAAATTTCGGATGACGGCGCAGGCATCAACCGGCCAAAAGTCCGTGAGATCGCCATTGCGAAAGGCCTCATTCCAGCCGATGCGATCCTAACCGACACAGAAATAGACAACCTGCTCTTTCTCCCGGGTTTTTCAACCGCCTCTCAGGTATCGGCACTTTCAGGACGCGGTGTCGGAATGGATGTCGTCAAAAGTGCTATTGGAGCACTTGGTGGACGTATTACGATCAGCAGCGAGCCGGGAAAGGGAACCACTTTTTCAATTTCACTCCCCTTAACTTTGGCTGTGCTAGATGGCATGGTCGTTCGCGTTGCAGATCAAACCCTTGTCGTTCCGCTCAACTCTATCGTTGAAACAGCAACCCTAACATCCGAAAATATTAAACCGATCGGATCCTCTGCTGAGCTCCTGCATATCAGAGGAGATTTCGTTGCCCTTCACGATCTGGGAACCAGGTTGGGCTTTCGTCAGCAAAAAGATCGACTCGAGAACTCCATCGTCATTCTAACAACCCAGGACGATGGTAGCCGTGCCGCGCTGATCGTCGACTCAATCATGGAGCAACGGCAAGTGGTCATTAAAGGCCTTGGCCAGAACTATGGCAACATCCCTGGTGTCGCCGCAGCGACAATTCTCGGGGATGGTCAAATTGCACTAATTCTGGATCCTTCAAACCTAGCTCAACCCAAGCAACTGCAGAATGAGCTTCACTAG
- a CDS encoding response regulator — protein sequence MSLNVLAVDDSRTMRDMVKLSLSAAGMSVTVAEDGVDGLRVLDEMETMPDAIISDINMPRLDGFGFIEAVRKIDHLRAVPILVLTTESAPELKARARNAGATGWIVKPFDPQKLVKTLQMVTG from the coding sequence ATGAGCCTTAATGTCCTTGCTGTCGATGACAGCCGCACCATGCGCGACATGGTCAAGCTGTCCCTCTCCGCCGCGGGAATGTCCGTCACCGTCGCCGAAGACGGGGTCGATGGGCTGCGCGTCCTCGACGAGATGGAAACGATGCCGGATGCGATCATTTCGGACATCAACATGCCGCGCCTCGATGGCTTCGGCTTCATCGAAGCGGTGCGCAAGATCGACCATCTGCGCGCCGTGCCGATCCTGGTTCTGACCACCGAAAGTGCGCCGGAACTTAAGGCCCGCGCGCGCAACGCCGGGGCAACCGGCTGGATCGTGAAACCCTTCGACCCGCAAAAGCTCGTCAAGACGCTTCAAATGGTCACGGGCTGA
- a CDS encoding STAS domain-containing protein encodes MNIVTLASRLDLTEASGLAAALNAHSGQPVTLDAGNVEHLGGLCLQVLLAAARQWRETTCEFAITPRSAPFSDALTIFGVDPSEFGEEIHS; translated from the coding sequence ATGAATATCGTGACACTCGCCTCCCGCCTCGACCTGACGGAAGCCTCCGGCCTCGCCGCCGCGCTGAATGCCCATTCTGGCCAGCCCGTGACCCTGGATGCTGGCAATGTCGAACACCTGGGGGGCCTCTGCCTTCAGGTTCTCCTCGCCGCCGCACGCCAGTGGCGCGAAACAACCTGCGAATTCGCCATCACACCTCGATCTGCCCCTTTCAGCGACGCTCTCACCATTTTCGGCGTCGACCCATCCGAATTCGGAGAGGAAATCCATTCATGA
- the rpsB gene encoding 30S ribosomal protein S2 codes for MALPEFSMRQLLEAGVHYGHQTQRWNPRMGQYIYGERNGIHIVDLTQTAPMLEQALKAVRDVVAKGGRVLFVGTKRQAQKSIAEAAEKSAQYYMNHRWLGGTLTNWKTVSQSIQRLKAIDETLGAGAEGLTKKERLHMEREQGKLQASLGGIRDMGGLPDMLFVVDVNKEDLAILEANKLGIPVVAIVDTNCSPKGVDYIIPGNDDAARAIALYTDLVSRAALDGMSAQMGAAGVDLGALADVPVEELDNAEVEAEA; via the coding sequence ATGGCGCTTCCCGAATTCTCCATGCGTCAGCTCTTGGAAGCTGGCGTTCACTATGGCCACCAGACTCAGCGCTGGAACCCGCGTATGGGCCAGTACATCTATGGCGAGCGCAACGGTATCCATATCGTTGACCTGACCCAGACCGCTCCGATGCTCGAGCAGGCCCTGAAAGCCGTTCGTGACGTCGTCGCGAAAGGTGGCCGCGTGCTCTTCGTCGGCACCAAGCGTCAGGCGCAGAAATCGATCGCCGAAGCTGCTGAGAAATCGGCTCAGTACTACATGAACCACCGCTGGCTCGGTGGCACGCTGACCAACTGGAAAACCGTTTCCCAGTCGATCCAGCGCCTCAAAGCCATCGACGAGACCCTTGGCGCAGGCGCGGAAGGCCTGACCAAGAAAGAGCGTCTTCACATGGAACGCGAGCAGGGCAAACTGCAAGCGAGCCTTGGCGGCATCCGCGATATGGGCGGCCTGCCGGACATGCTCTTCGTCGTCGACGTGAACAAAGAAGATCTCGCGATCCTCGAAGCCAACAAGCTGGGCATCCCGGTTGTCGCCATCGTCGACACCAACTGCTCGCCCAAAGGCGTTGACTACATCATTCCGGGCAACGACGACGCGGCTCGTGCCATCGCGCTCTATACCGATCTCGTCAGCCGTGCGGCTCTGGACGGCATGTCGGCCCAAATGGGCGCGGCGGGTGTCGATCTTGGCGCTCTGGCCGATGTTCCGGTCGAAGAGCTGGACAACGCAGAAGTTGAAGCCGAAGCCTGA
- the tsf gene encoding translation elongation factor Ts — protein MAITAAMVKDLREATGAGMMDAKKALTETDGDMEAAVDWLRTKGLAKAAKKSGRVAAEGLVGVSVGDGRGVAIELNSETDFVAKNADFQKLVREITDLALTTGEELEVLRQTQLNGKSVDEVLSEAIARIGENMTLRRLHVLEGETVVSYVHNAATAGMGKIGVLVALNGPKDKAEEIGKQFAMHIAATNPASLSEKDLDPALVEREKTVLTEQARESGKPEAVIEKMIEGRMAKFLEEVTLLGQKFVINPDVTVAQAAKDAGVEITGYARVEVGEGIEKKEEDFAAEVAKTMAGA, from the coding sequence ATGGCGATCACTGCAGCGATGGTGAAAGACCTGCGCGAAGCGACCGGCGCAGGCATGATGGACGCCAAGAAGGCGCTGACCGAAACCGATGGCGACATGGAAGCGGCCGTTGATTGGCTGCGCACCAAAGGTCTCGCGAAAGCGGCGAAGAAATCCGGCCGCGTGGCCGCTGAAGGTCTGGTCGGCGTGTCCGTCGGCGACGGCCGTGGCGTTGCCATCGAGCTGAACTCGGAAACCGATTTCGTTGCCAAAAACGCCGATTTCCAGAAACTCGTTCGCGAAATCACCGATCTGGCTCTGACCACCGGTGAAGAGCTCGAAGTGCTGCGTCAGACCCAGCTCAACGGCAAATCCGTTGACGAGGTTCTGAGCGAAGCCATCGCGCGTATCGGCGAGAACATGACGCTGCGCCGTCTGCACGTTCTCGAAGGCGAGACCGTCGTCTCCTATGTCCACAATGCCGCGACCGCTGGCATGGGCAAGATCGGCGTTCTGGTTGCGCTGAACGGTCCGAAAGACAAAGCCGAAGAGATCGGCAAACAGTTCGCGATGCATATCGCAGCGACCAACCCGGCCTCGCTGTCGGAAAAGGATCTCGATCCGGCTCTGGTCGAGCGTGAGAAAACCGTTCTGACCGAGCAGGCACGTGAATCGGGCAAGCCCGAAGCCGTGATCGAGAAGATGATCGAAGGCCGTATGGCGAAATTCCTCGAGGAAGTGACCCTTCTCGGCCAGAAATTCGTCATCAACCCCGATGTCACCGTGGCTCAGGCTGCGAAAGACGCGGGCGTCGAGATCACCGGCTATGCCCGCGTTGAAGTCGGCGAAGGCATCGAGAAGAAAGAAGAAGACTTTGCCGCCGAGGTCGCCAAGACCATGGCCGGCGCCTGA